One Bombus pyrosoma isolate SC7728 linkage group LG7, ASM1482585v1, whole genome shotgun sequence genomic window carries:
- the LOC122569089 gene encoding ubiquitin carboxyl-terminal hydrolase 47 isoform X3, whose translation MSEIGVDFSFDRESSTEHKHTLVVMDPADILMQKQFRQQTAYNAYNPPPPSPNHSSVWGEDNNVDFKSLIKSEISYVGLVNQAMTCYLNSLLQALYMTPEFRNALYNWEYVEGSEKDEANSIPYQLQKLFLNLQTSTKSAVETTALTKSFGWDSTEAWQQHDIQELCRVMFDALEQKFKNTEQADLINRLYEGKMIDYVKCLECGTEKSREDTFLDIPLPVRPFGSNVAYTSVEEALRAFVQHEILEGSNQYHCEKCNKKCDAHKGLKFTKFPYLLTLHLKRFDFDFKTFHRIKLNDKVTFPDTLNLNSFIASMPNQESPSTDENISLAKCDDNSITDSGTLDDDCPPCENSLPNSNHSTNHDQDDDEGIDMSNGPSTSNCAVHNHENEKNRSSNAAKGPYNYELFSIMIHSGSASGGHYYAYIKDFRTNEWFCFNDQSVTQITHDDIQKTYGGGSTRSYFTGAYSSTNAYMLMYRQIDSARNALPIQVQDFPKHIQELLKKMKENEDNDRESREKDLATPKVKVYCQHPIEDKRMNIRLSFSPNVTWAQTTKIVYKNFCLDDIVSLNQCRLVVYDHNNELIVASYEGRENETFASIWGNRVNRYSLLLEIRDKDQKFEPHLRGGIVTKVYVVDVSRKKLIEGPLNVRGLFTQTVREYKQVVGKFINMDPGDMKIVLRKHGTDAILVQNDDAILAVADFCNLIKVFVCTNADAECNKSYFETTICGIAEQLENIITLRIKLPPNSSKEILEELNIPMLDEVNKDKERPVTDSPSKVSVTEPHRDASTKCNETSKSGKLVEDTSVRNASPQLVEGEEWHTPEQSNSEDSSLSDSDKTLVGDAPGDEDFQLPYLPSSTSNRAIKMLNQVGLENWDNIIDDSEYYFKATPYTNHNEKFLKVLVDKRMIFNTLKKNLEPYVGVPAEYFKICRYFDECGESECSCLLSQLVSYEDGEKLWIEIGRALRNGEFTVKLHQFFLDSAKSKFLFEWIVSEDMTVGQAKKEILAEMKRRYNIEIPYERCRLREKCLVLPSKVLLDHQKFKDFQYYSQFEMIVQELPDKDPVTNSNQVIVFVRRWYPIKFHIGPPQEIVLDETTLKEMMKKLSLISDIPEEYINIIRGKGSVHMPIVRIENEEDWIGLTTLVEFNVEDGAVFLYRDSRETSHPLTQEEYDEIAIREVSPSLPLSSVSRCNARKEKALRIYLDGE comes from the exons aTGTCAGAAATTGGTGtggatttttcttttgatcGAGAATCATCAACTGAGCATAAGCACACACTTGTAGTTATGGATCCAGCAGATATTTTGATGCAGAAACAATTTCGCCAACAGACTGCATATAATGCATATAATCCTCCACCACCATCTCCTAATCATTCATCAGTGTGGGGTGAAGATAATAATGTTGATTTTAAAAGTCTTATTAAGTCTGAAATaa gcTATGTCGGTTTAGTCAATCAAGCAATGACATGTTACTTAAATAGTCTATTACAAGCGTTATATATGACTCCTGAGTTTCGGAATGCATTGTACAATTGGGAATATGTAGAAGGATCAGAAAAAGATGAAGCTAATAGTATTCCATATCAActacagaaattatttttaaatttacag ACATCAACGAAATCAGCAGTGGAAACTACAGCACTAACAAAAAGTTTTGGTTGGGATTCGACAGAAGCTTGGCAACAACATGATATTCAAGAACTATGTAGAGTTATGTTTGATGCTttagaacaaaaatttaaaaatacggAACAAGCTGATTTAATAAACAGACTTTATGAAG gAAAGATGATTGATTATGTTAAATGTCTTGAGTGTGGTACTGAAAAATCTAGAGAAGACACTTTTCTTGATATACCATTACCAGTAAGACCTTTTGGTAGTAATGTGGCATACACAAGTGTG gAAGAAGCTTTAAGAGCATTTGTTCAGCATGAAATTTTGGAAGGAAGCAATCAGTATCATTgcgaaaaatgtaataaaaaatgtgatGCTCATAAAGGattaaaattcacaaaatttccCTATCTTCTGACACTTCATCTTAAACGATTCGATTTTGATTTCAAAACCTTTCATAGAATAAAACTTAATGATAA gGTTACTTTTCCAgatacattaaatttaaattcttttattgctTCTATGCCAAATCAAGAATCTCCGAGTACTGACGAAAATATTAGTTTAGCGAAATGCGACGATAACTCTATAACAGATAGCGGCACATTAGATGATGATTGTCCTCCCTGTGAAAACAGTCTTCCTAATAGTAATCATTCAACAAATCATGACCAAGATGATGATGAAG GTATAGATATGAGTAATGGACCTTCAACGTCGAATTGTGCTGTGCATAATcatgaaaacgaaaaaaatcgTAGCAGTAATGCAGCAAAAGGACCTTACAATTATGAATTGTTCTCAATTATGATTCATAGCGGTAGTGCTAGTGGTGGTCATTATTATGcttatataaaagattttagaACAAACGAATGGTTTTGTTTCAATGATCAAAGCGTAACACAG ATAACTCATGACGATATTCAGAAAACGTATGGTGGTGGTTCAACCAGGTCATATTTTACTGGAGCTTATAGTAGTACTAATGCGTACATGCTCATGTATAGACAAATTGATTCTGCTCGCAATGCTTTGCCCATACAAGTGCAAGATTTTCCAAAACATATACAGGAATTgttgaaaaagatgaaagaaaatgaagataacGACAGGGAGAGTCGTGAAAAAGATCTTGCAACACCTAAGGTGAAAGTATATTGTCAACATCCTATAGAAGATAAGAGAATGAATATTAGACTTTCCTTTTCGCCTAATGTTACATGGGCTCAAACGACAAAGATTGtttataagaatttttgcttggaCGATATAGTGAGCTTAAATCAATGTCGTTTAGTTGTTTACGATCACAATAATGAGTTAATCGTGGCTAGTTACGAAGGtagagaaaatgaaacgtttgcAAGTATTTGGGGTAATCGAGTGAATCGgtatagtttattattagaaatacgTGATAAAGATCAAAAATTCGAGCCACACCTACGAGGTg GTATTGTAACTAAAGTGTACGTCGTCGACGTATCAAGAAAGAAGCTTATTGAAGGACCATTAAATGTACGAGGTTTATTTACACAAACAGTGAGAGAATATAAACAGGTGgtaggaaaatttattaatatggATCCGGGCGACATGAAAATAGTTTTACGAAAACACGGAACAGATGCGATACTCGTACAGAATGACGACGCTATATTAGCAGTTGCAgacttttgtaatttaattaaagtctTTGTATGTACGAATGCCGATGCCGAGTGTAATAAATCTTACTTTGAAACAacaatatgtggtattgcTGAACAGTTAGAAAACATTATAACACTACGTATAAAGTTACCTCCTAATTCAAGCAAAG AAATATtggaagaattaaatattccaatgtTAGACGAAGTGAATAAAGACAAAGAAAGACCTGTGACTGATAGTCCATCCAAAGTAAGCGTTACTGAACCGCATCGAGATGCTAGTACAAAATGCAACGAGACTTCAAAAAGTGGAAAGCTTGTTGAAGATACTTCAGTAAGAAATGCAAGCCCACAATTGGTAGAGGGTGAGGAATGGCATACTCCTGAACAAAGCAATAGCGAAGATAGTAGTCTCAGTGATAGTGACAAAACTTTAGTTGGAGATGCTCCAGGAGACGAAGACTTTCAATTACCTTATCTTCCATCGAGTACAAGTAATCGCGCcattaaaatgttaaaccAAGTTGGACTCGAAAACTGGGATAATATCATCGATGATtcagaatattatttcaaagcCACCCCATATACAAATCATAATGAGAAAT TTTTGAAAGTATTAGTGGATAAAAGAATGATATTCAATACTTTGAAGAAAAACTTAGAGCCGTACGTTGGTGTACctgcagaatattttaaaatttgtcgtTATTTTGATGAATGTGGTGAATCAGAATGTAGCTGTTTACTTAGTCAACTTGTTTCTTATGAAGATGGAGAGAAACTTTGGATAGAAATAGGACGGGCTTTACGTAATGGTGAATTTACAGTAAAATTACATCAGTTTTTCCTTGATTCAGCTAAG AGTAAATTTTTGTTCGAATGGATAGTCTCGGAAGACATGACTGTTGGGCAGGCGAAAAAAGAGATTCTtgcagaaatgaaaagaagatataatatagaaataccaTACGAAAGATGTCGATTAAGGGAAAAGTGTCTTGTGTTACCTTCAAAAGTACTTTTAGATCATCAAAAGTTTAAAGATTTCCAATATTATTCTCAATTTGAAATGATTGTACAAGAGTTACCTGATAAAGATCCAGTTACCAATAGCAATCAAGTCATTGTTTTTGTCCGTCGCTGGTATCctataaaatttcacattgGTCCACCACAAGAAATCGTATTAGATGAAACGACCTTAAAAGAAATGATGAAAAAA TTATCTTTAATATCGGATATACctgaagaatatataaatataataagagGGAAAGGTTCAGTACATATGCCTATTGTACGAATTGAGAATGAGGAAGACTGGATTGGATTAACAACTCTTGTTGAATTTAACGTTGAAGATGGTGCTGTGTTCTTATATAG AGATAGCAGGGAAACTTCACATCCATTAACTCAAGAAGAGTACGATGAAATCGCAATTCGAGAAGTATCACCTTCTTTACCACTTTCTTCCGTGTCACGTTGTAATGCGCGTAAAGAGAAAGCGCTTAGAATATATTTGGATGGTGAATGA